Proteins from a single region of Scleropages formosus chromosome 22, fSclFor1.1, whole genome shotgun sequence:
- the LOC108918161 gene encoding rho-related GTP-binding protein Rho6-like, translated as MKERRITQPLVVRCKLVLVGDVQCGKTAMLQVLAKDCYPETYVPTVFENYTACLELEEQRVELSLWDTSGSPYYDNVRPLCYSDSDAVLLCFDISRPDTVESALKKWKTEILDFCPSTRILLIGCKTDLRTDVCTLMELSSQKQTPISHEQGSALAKQLGAEAYLECSAFTSEKSIHSVFRTAALACLNKLQPTGKPSPARRLSKRLLHLPSRSELLTSTFKKEKAKSCSVM; from the exons ATGAAAGAAAGGAGAATTACGCAGCCGCTCGTGGTCAGATGTAAACTGGTGCTCGTTGGGGATGTTCAATGCGGAAAAACTGCAATGTTGCAAGTACTAGCCAAGGACTGTTATCCGGAG ACGTACGTGCCAACAGTGTTTGAGAACTACACCGCGTgcctggagctggaggagcagcgcgTGGAGCTCAGCCTCTGGGACACTTCAG GTTCTCCATATTATGACAACGTGAGGCCTCTGTGCTACAGTGATTCAGATGCCGTTCTCCTGTGCTTTGACATCAGCCGCCCAGACACTGTTGAGAGTGCACTGAAGAAG TGGAAGACAGAAATATTGGACTTCTGCCCCAGCACTCGAATTCTTCTCATAGGGTGTAAGACAGACTTGCGCACAGATGTCTGCACACTTATGGAGCTTTCCAGCCAAAAGCAGACACCTATCTCCCATGAGCAG GGCTCAGCCCTGGCCAAGCAGCTGGGTGCCGAAGCTTACCTGGAGTGCTCAGCCTTTACCTCAGAGAAGAGCATCCACAGCGTCTTCCGCACGGCAGCCCTGGCCTGCCTCAACAAGCTTCAACCCACCGGCAAGCCCAGCCCTGCCCGGCGCCTCTCCAAGAGACTGCTGCACCTGCCCAGCCGCTCTGAGCTGCTCAcctctactttcaagaaggagAAGGCCAAGAGCTGCTCTGTGATGTGA